The Acidimicrobiales bacterium genomic interval CTCGTAACCCAGTCCGTCGATGGGCGCAGCGATCGAGACCCCGGCGTTGTTGACCAGCACGTCCAGCCCGCCGCCCCAGGCAGCGACCTCTGCCACTACGTCGTCGAGGGCCGCCGGATCAGCTACGTCAAGCGTCCAGCCCCGTGCCCGCCCACCGATGCCGTCGATCTCGGCGACCACGGTGGTCACCCTTTCGGGTTCCATATCGGTGACGGCTACGATCGCCCCCTCATCGGCGAAGAGGTGCGCCGTAGCCCTACCGATTCCCGAACCCGCCCCGGTCACCAGTACGACGTGGCCGGCCACCGACCGACTGAGCCGGCTCAACCGACCGTGCGGTTGCGGCCCGGTGAAGTTGTCAGGCTCGTCGTCCATCCGGCGAGTCTCGCGTGGCGAGGTGGCTGGGGCCCCGCCGGAGCCGGCTGGCCGCCGCCGTGGTGGCACGGGCCTAGGGCCAACGGGCCGTGGCCGTGGCACAGGCCGTTGCCAACCTGGTCCGGCTCCCGGTGTTTGCCCGACGTGGCGCCAGATCCGATGATGGACGCGTGACGACCTCGACCTTCCCCGATGACGTGGCCGCCATCGACACCATGATGGGCACCCGGGCCGGGCAGAACGCCAGGCTCAACTACGCAAACCTGACAGGGATCAGGGACGCGGACTCGAAGGCCATGAACTTCCCGGCCCAGTACATGTTCAAGGACGTTCCGTTCTCGGACCAGGCCCGGGGGGCCGACGGCCAGCCCCAGGACCCGCCCCAGGGCGCCGAGTTGTGCCTGCCGTTCATGGACCGGAACAACGTCCAGATGGCCATGATCGGCATCGGCCCCGACAAGGGCGAGGGTCGGGCCATGATCGAGAAGCATCCCGACCGGTTCTTCGCCTGCCACGAACCAGATCCCAACGACGTCCCCGAGATGCTCCGTACCGTCCGCAGGCTCCACCGGGACGTCGGGTTGAAGGCTGTCACAGCGTTCCCATCCGGCCGTGATCCCCAGGTCCCCATCGACGACCAGAAGATGTACGAACTCTACGAACTGTGCTGCGAGCTGGGCATCCCGATCTTCTGCTGTGCCGGGATTCCCGGCCCCCGGGTGCCGTTCGCGCCACAACGCGTCGAGCTCATCGACCAGGTCATGTACGACTTCCCCGACCTCGTCTTCGTCAC includes:
- a CDS encoding amidohydrolase family protein: MTTSTFPDDVAAIDTMMGTRAGQNARLNYANLTGIRDADSKAMNFPAQYMFKDVPFSDQARGADGQPQDPPQGAELCLPFMDRNNVQMAMIGIGPDKGEGRAMIEKHPDRFFACHEPDPNDVPEMLRTVRRLHRDVGLKAVTAFPSGRDPQVPIDDQKMYELYELCCELGIPIFCCAGIPGPRVPFAPQRVELIDQVMYDFPDLVFVTRHGCEPWQDLMVKLMLKWPNLYYSTSAFAPRHYPQAIIDYANTRGADKVIYAGYFPMGLSLDRIFTELRDVPFKAEVWPRFLRENAIRVLGLDA